GCTGGGTTGAAGCGGCGGGCGTAGTAGGCGGGGTCGTTGCTGAGCGCGTAGGTCTCTTCGTCCGTGAGGTCGTAGGCTGCGCCGCTGACGGCGATGACGCCGCACACCCCGAAGGCGTGGGTCTCGGGCAGCGCGGCGGGGTCCAGGGCGACGTGGGTAGCGAGTTGGGCACCGGCCGAGTGGCCCATCAGGAACAGCGCCCCGGGGTCGCCGCCGTAGAGCGCGACCTGGCCGCCGACCCACTCGACCGCCGCCGCCACGTCCTCGATCTGTTCCAGCCATGCCACGCCCGGCAGCAGCCGGTAGTTCACCGTCACCGCTCCGATCCCCCGGCTGGCGAAGTAGCGCCCGATGTTGCCGTAGACCTCGACCCCGCCGAAGGCCAGGTCCTTGTCGCCCTCGGTCCAGCCACCGCCGTGGACAAAGATCACCGTCGGCCAGGGCGCGGCGCGGACGCTGTCGGGCGTTGGCAGGAACAGGTCGAGCCGGTGCTTCGGATCGTCCGAGCCGTCGAGGTAGCGAATGTCGTGGATGACCTGGGCGTCGGGAAGCTCGGGGCCTTCGTAGACCAGACCGATGCCCGCGCTGTAGATCAGCGAG
Above is a window of Bacteroidota bacterium DNA encoding:
- a CDS encoding alpha/beta hydrolase, translated to MRFVFAVLSALSTSGCSLIYSAGIGLVYEGPELPDAQVIHDIRYLDGSDDPKHRLDLFLPTPDSVRAAPWPTVIFVHGGGWTEGDKDLAFGGVEVYGNIGRYFASRGIGAVTVNYRLLPGVAWLEQIEDVAAAVEWVGGQVALYGGDPGALFLMGHSAGAQLATHVALDPAALPETHAFGVCGVIAVSGAAYDLTDEETYALSNDPAYYARRFNPAGTDPDWQTDASPVRFASSDAPPFLIIYAGGESRALQRQSRLLDAALTDAGAEADIVIVPGQSHERIVLALSRDDETAGPGMLGFARGSECFE